A genomic segment from Bacteroidota bacterium encodes:
- a CDS encoding T9SS type A sorting domain-containing protein yields MKVLKLSILMLLYLIILQTKAQNLITNGDFETIIGCPGSIYGHGISIAQPWQSALPNSPVYFNICSSKPKFDVPLNLDSLLGYQWPHSGNGYSGFNLYSPNGFIRWYAQIQLTDSLISGKSYCLTLYANLANNCQYGIDAIGAHFSVTPDTCFGLNCLINVSPQVSNPSGNIITDTLGWSKIEGCFTATGGEKYLTIGNFKSDSATQKAINRPSYPWSSFYYLDDVSLYEDTTLSINQHPINNELLITPNPANEFIEISNFSSDAPINYSIYNATGNAIEFLQTLKASYKIEVSELPTGIYFLKIQLLSGNILVRKFVVSRR; encoded by the coding sequence ATGAAAGTATTAAAATTATCAATTTTGATGCTTTTATATCTCATAATTTTACAAACCAAAGCTCAAAATTTAATTACTAATGGCGACTTTGAAACTATTATTGGTTGCCCTGGTTCTATTTATGGTCATGGGATAAGTATTGCGCAGCCTTGGCAAAGTGCTTTACCTAATTCGCCGGTCTATTTTAATATTTGTTCATCGAAACCAAAGTTTGATGTTCCATTAAATCTGGATAGCCTATTGGGCTATCAATGGCCGCATTCAGGAAATGGCTATTCTGGTTTCAATTTATATAGCCCGAATGGTTTTATTCGCTGGTATGCACAGATACAATTAACTGATTCATTAATTTCTGGAAAAAGCTATTGTCTTACTTTATATGCTAACTTAGCAAATAATTGCCAATACGGTATTGATGCAATAGGCGCACATTTTTCAGTTACACCCGATACATGCTTTGGTTTAAACTGTTTAATTAATGTTAGCCCTCAAGTAAGTAACCCTAGTGGAAACATAATAACAGATACTTTGGGTTGGAGCAAAATTGAAGGTTGTTTCACAGCCACCGGTGGTGAAAAATATTTAACTATAGGAAATTTTAAGAGCGATAGTGCCACCCAAAAAGCAATTAACCGCCCATCCTATCCATGGAGTTCATTTTATTACCTTGATGATGTTAGTTTATATGAAGATACAACACTTTCAATAAACCAACATCCAATTAATAACGAACTATTGATTACTCCTAACCCTGCAAATGAGTTTATTGAGATAAGCAATTTTTCAAGTGATGCTCCGATAAACTACAGTATTTACAATGCTACCGGTAATGCTATCGAATTTTTACAAACACTGAAAGCTTCTTATAAAATTGAAGTTTCAGAGCTTCCGACTGGTATCTATTTTTTAAAAATTCAATTGCTTTCCGGTAATATACTGGTTCGCAAATTTGTTGTAAGCCGTAGATAA
- a CDS encoding T9SS type A sorting domain-containing protein, producing MKRLFLISLLAYTFTSRSIAQNLILNGSFENITNCPWGVGQISFVPVWSSANSYLSPSLFNSCASLSSIVSVPVNIDSLLGYQNAHSGNGYAGINVYQDTNPFPIDYLQTQLTDSLDSGKFYCLTFYVSLSNISTWGVDAIGAYFAKQPSTVCSTFICVLTYTPQVSNPAGNILLDTLNWMKIEGCFQAQGGERYMIIGNFKDNANTQKAINKPGGYNWSTYYYVDDVSLYEDSTLILTENKAEEIILIFPNPANNFIQINSKSNQFPLAVEIYNLMGETILSQAICNESETIDISRFSNGLYFAKFLLNNNLSQTKKFTINH from the coding sequence ATGAAACGATTATTCTTGATAAGCTTATTGGCCTATACTTTTACGAGTAGAAGCATTGCTCAAAATCTTATTCTAAATGGAAGTTTTGAAAACATTACCAATTGCCCCTGGGGAGTAGGACAAATAAGTTTTGTACCGGTATGGAGTTCGGCCAATAGTTATTTAAGTCCTTCGCTATTTAACTCCTGCGCCAGCCTTTCAAGTATTGTTTCAGTGCCTGTAAATATTGATAGTTTATTAGGATATCAAAATGCTCATTCCGGAAACGGCTATGCTGGCATCAATGTGTATCAAGATACCAATCCTTTTCCGATTGATTATTTGCAAACCCAATTAACCGATAGTTTGGATTCCGGCAAATTTTATTGTTTAACTTTTTATGTTAGTTTAAGCAACATTAGCACTTGGGGTGTTGATGCAATAGGTGCGTATTTTGCCAAACAGCCCAGCACTGTTTGCAGCACCTTTATTTGTGTGCTCACTTATACGCCACAAGTCAGTAACCCTGCGGGTAACATTTTATTGGATACCTTAAACTGGATGAAAATTGAAGGCTGCTTTCAAGCGCAAGGAGGTGAGCGATATATGATTATTGGAAATTTTAAAGACAATGCCAATACCCAAAAAGCAATAAACAAACCGGGAGGTTATAACTGGAGCACTTATTATTATGTGGATGATGTGAGTTTGTATGAAGATAGTACTTTGATCTTGACGGAAAATAAAGCTGAGGAAATTATTTTAATTTTTCCTAATCCGGCAAATAATTTTATTCAGATTAATTCCAAATCAAATCAATTTCCTTTGGCTGTTGAAATTTATAATTTAATGGGTGAAACAATATTAAGCCAAGCTATTTGCAACGAATCAGAGACAATTGATATTTCCCGATTTTCAAACGGGTTGTACTTTGCAAAATTTTTATTGAATAACAACCTTAGCCAAACAAAAAAGTTTACAATAAACCACTAA
- the serS gene encoding serine--tRNA ligase translates to MLQLNYIRENKEEVINRLSVKNFDAKESIEKVLELDNDRRRTQNELDALLNEANTLAKQVGELYKSGKKAEGDDLKNKSGALKESSKKLEEALSEIEAEQHKLLLIIPNTPSPKVPKGKSPEENENVFQEGTIPTLYADAKPHWELAAKYDLIDFELGVKLTGAGFPVYKGKGARLQRALINFFLDNATAAGYLEVQPPIMVNEASGYGTGQLPDKEGQMYHVGVDNLYLIPTAEVPITNIYRDVILKAEQFPIKNCGYTPCFRREAGSYGKDVRGLNRLHQFDKVEIVQIAHPDKSYQTLEEMREYVAGLMRQLELPFRILKLCGGDMSFASALTYDFEAYSAAQQKWLEVSSVSNFETFQSNRLKLRFKEGDAKPQLAHTLNGSALALPRIVASLLENNQTEKGIRIPKALVPYTGFEWIN, encoded by the coding sequence ATGTTACAACTCAACTATATCCGCGAAAACAAGGAAGAAGTTATTAATCGCTTGTCTGTTAAAAATTTTGATGCTAAAGAAAGTATCGAAAAAGTACTGGAGCTCGACAACGATCGCCGCCGCACACAAAATGAATTGGATGCTTTGTTAAACGAAGCAAATACACTGGCTAAACAGGTTGGTGAATTATACAAATCGGGTAAAAAAGCGGAAGGCGATGATTTAAAAAATAAGAGTGGTGCCCTAAAAGAAAGTTCAAAAAAGCTGGAGGAAGCATTGAGTGAAATTGAAGCTGAACAACATAAATTATTACTCATAATTCCCAATACTCCTAGTCCGAAAGTACCCAAAGGTAAAAGCCCTGAGGAAAATGAAAATGTATTTCAGGAAGGTACTATTCCTACTTTGTATGCCGATGCAAAACCCCATTGGGAGCTTGCTGCAAAATATGATTTGATAGATTTTGAATTGGGCGTGAAACTCACCGGTGCAGGATTTCCGGTGTATAAAGGAAAAGGTGCCCGACTGCAACGTGCCTTAATTAATTTCTTTTTAGACAATGCCACTGCTGCCGGCTATTTAGAAGTACAACCGCCCATTATGGTGAATGAAGCCAGTGGATACGGAACCGGTCAATTGCCAGATAAAGAAGGTCAAATGTACCATGTTGGTGTTGATAATTTATACCTTATTCCTACTGCCGAAGTGCCAATTACCAATATTTACCGGGATGTAATATTAAAAGCGGAACAGTTTCCCATTAAAAATTGCGGCTACACTCCTTGTTTCCGACGTGAAGCAGGAAGTTATGGTAAAGATGTGCGCGGCTTAAATCGTTTGCATCAATTTGATAAAGTTGAAATTGTTCAAATTGCACATCCCGATAAAAGCTACCAAACACTTGAAGAAATGCGCGAATACGTTGCAGGATTGATGCGCCAGCTGGAATTGCCATTTCGCATTTTAAAATTGTGTGGTGGAGATATGAGTTTTGCTTCCGCTTTAACTTACGATTTTGAAGCATACAGTGCGGCACAACAAAAATGGCTCGAAGTAAGCTCTGTTTCTAATTTTGAAACCTTTCAAAGCAACCGCTTAAAATTGCGCTTTAAAGAAGGAGATGCTAAACCGCAATTAGCCCATACTTTAAACGGAAGCGCATTGGCATTGCCGCGTATTGTTGCTTCTTTGCTCGAGAATAATCAAACCGAAAAAGGAATTCGAATTCCTAAGGCGCTGGTGCCTTATACCGGTTTTGAATGGATCAATTAA
- a CDS encoding T9SS type A sorting domain-containing protein has product MQLIAQNDYYYAQFVNNGLTPQNLIEQNIQIFNEYYLLWCENPFREFSASEISDLMAVANQCQNVGGLAVLQSRILLECILCEALTWNSFCPIPASSLRKSKTSSKKSFVPPLVTSLSIGPIPATTCLTVKTTDFSLPIKYVNSDSNGKKIIESELIKSESNIDISKIADGIYFFSSISSNGNAIHKKIIVNRK; this is encoded by the coding sequence ATGCAACTGATTGCACAAAACGATTATTACTATGCACAATTTGTTAATAACGGCTTAACACCGCAAAACCTGATAGAGCAAAACATACAAATATTTAATGAATATTACTTGCTGTGGTGCGAAAATCCATTTAGAGAATTTAGCGCTTCCGAAATAAGCGATTTAATGGCTGTAGCTAATCAATGTCAAAATGTAGGAGGCTTGGCAGTTTTACAAAGTCGTATATTATTAGAATGTATCCTGTGCGAAGCATTAACATGGAATTCGTTTTGCCCGATTCCAGCATCCTCCTTGCGTAAGTCGAAAACATCATCTAAAAAAAGTTTTGTACCTCCATTGGTAACTAGTTTGTCAATTGGACCAATCCCGGCAACCACTTGTTTAACAGTAAAAACTACGGATTTTTCACTTCCAATAAAATACGTGAATTCTGATTCAAACGGTAAAAAAATAATTGAATCTGAATTAATAAAATCAGAAAGCAATATAGATATATCGAAAATTGCAGATGGAATTTATTTTTTTAGCTCAATATCATCAAATGGCAACGCAATTCACAAAAAAATAATAGTGAATAGAAAGTAA
- a CDS encoding T9SS type A sorting domain-containing protein → MLRICLIWLFTSTFTTNGFAQNLVANGDFEFFTQCPTQPDQGGAAFPWGTGNSYISPEYFNSCASLTSIVSVPLNADSALGYQFAHSGNGYAGINVYQDTSPYPIDYLQTQLTDSLDSGKYYCLTFYVSLLNNCRWGVDALGAYFAKQPSTICSTYTCVLTYTPQVSNPAGNILLDTLNWMKIEGCFQAQGGEKYMIIGNFKDNANTQKAINKPGGYNWSTYYYVDDVSLYEDSTLNLKENIEEDNFLIFPNPASQQITIKFNKIDGLTSYSVVNLLGNQILVEFFDKSSKTIDVSSLKNGIYFVNFIKNTEIISTNKIIISH, encoded by the coding sequence ATGCTAAGAATTTGCCTAATATGGTTATTTACATCAACTTTTACAACTAATGGCTTTGCTCAAAATTTAGTTGCAAATGGAGATTTCGAATTTTTTACTCAATGCCCAACTCAACCTGATCAAGGAGGTGCTGCATTTCCTTGGGGTACAGGAAACAGCTATATTTCTCCTGAATATTTTAATTCCTGCGCAAGCCTTACTAGCATTGTTTCAGTACCGTTGAATGCAGACAGTGCCTTGGGTTATCAGTTTGCACATTCCGGAAACGGCTATGCCGGCATCAATGTGTACCAAGATACTAGCCCCTACCCAATTGATTACCTGCAAACCCAATTAACCGATAGTTTAGATTCCGGCAAATATTATTGTTTAACTTTTTATGTAAGCTTATTAAATAATTGTCGTTGGGGTGTTGATGCCCTTGGAGCCTATTTTGCCAAACAACCTAGCACTATATGCAGCACATATACATGTGTGCTCACCTACACACCACAAGTCAGTAACCCTGCGGGTAACATTTTATTGGATACTTTAAACTGGATGAAAATTGAAGGCTGCTTTCAAGCGCAAGGTGGAGAGAAATATATGATAATTGGTAATTTTAAGGATAATGCCAATACACAAAAAGCAATTAATAAACCGGGAGGTTATAACTGGAGCACTTATTATTATGTGGATGATGTGAGTTTGTATGAAGATAGTACTTTGAACCTTAAAGAAAATATTGAGGAAGATAATTTTTTGATATTTCCTAATCCGGCTAGTCAACAAATTACAATTAAATTTAATAAAATTGATGGATTAACAAGCTATTCCGTAGTTAATCTTTTAGGGAATCAAATTTTGGTGGAATTCTTTGATAAATCAAGTAAAACCATAGATGTAAGCAGTTTAAAAAATGGTATTTACTTCGTTAATTTTATAAAAAATACTGAAATTATTTCAACTAATAAAATCATTATCTCGCATTAA
- a CDS encoding T9SS type A sorting domain-containing protein, whose protein sequence is MTTQHNTTQHNLFKLSLLLLLVLFQFQNSFAIGEACNTAYSAAPSANYTQNNYLVNNVDKSVWISFVANESAIQIYTYELAANPGTVVNEMYVYSGACGSTSLVSSKVFDYSNYGVRTLYLNGLNTGSIYFVKLISAATNSNIAVSFTRIFPTPSVAPCAAPAPNYSLGTQIMPTIIPGSTISVAAGCTLTIGPGSTQQLISNCKMVMGIGSKIIAPNGIKITNGTRIYSCTGMWQGIDVLSGDLVIDQNSMISDADRAVNIFGGYAIIQDAIFNRNRHSVVYNTSINSSTPVIPIRNTIFTSRDFFLTYTLPNPTLTFLKSINSSTGQSYLEGYPLVGLQNTNLPRAYSGIEDFHVYNTPLVIGQFPVSSKDNNIFENLDFGIISRTTRTTCVNNVFRFMPRTTNSSAFPYSTPGIGILADGGTSPVANSYHLKVGDLTPSAAQNTNVFFNCGEGIFSNNYSTNTIRYNNFTTDNLNLFPLYFRGLEILPANGGSTIFEYNTVSDIYTGMRVLAPVNFTFSTFSISHNSFSSGKLLIGASLLGGWGILLNTLTGSSTLNSAKINDNTISNVSSGIRLIAGGANTEIIGNSISLLSYPILSTPSVYTGIYIESSNGSQVKENIIVGDYTSGAASLYSCGIYTLTSYNCRVHCNSVSNVRQGFIFEGNCTSTADQVFRYNALSNTRDGLVLLNSGAIGPIGNTLNPGGNTWAGFFDNSRSLADMSNFNFGNPFQSYFYCKPGSGTTPPPLTNKVAAGTQASNKLSPMLASGPDLAFCGGSGGGGGSAMAAINPIDVLTDRIADATAYPVLEEENEWANKKSAYETLTFDPSFDSIIDPNLSTFVNEVETENIATIAWTDELLKQQDLYLANYLNNGLSPENLMEQNYKTLTKYSILWNENPEREFSITEISDLYSVANQCSNLGGKAVVQAQLFLDYILHQEGSWNSNCPLPASALRKAMLKNKEQRTETKLEDENKRIEISPNPAKEQIAIKNIYDDELINYEIVDLLGNQVLAGFIGNSNNIVDISNLKNGIYFINFIHNNSIITNNKIIISN, encoded by the coding sequence ATGACAACACAACACAACACAACACAACACAACTTATTTAAGTTAAGTCTATTACTACTGTTAGTTTTATTTCAGTTTCAAAACTCATTTGCCATCGGTGAAGCTTGTAATACAGCCTATTCAGCAGCACCCAGTGCCAATTACACTCAAAACAACTATTTGGTGAACAATGTGGATAAAAGTGTTTGGATTTCGTTTGTTGCAAATGAAAGTGCCATACAAATTTACACTTACGAATTGGCAGCTAACCCGGGTACTGTTGTGAACGAAATGTATGTATATAGTGGTGCTTGTGGTTCAACATCGCTCGTTAGTTCAAAGGTGTTTGATTATTCGAATTATGGAGTTCGTACCTTATATCTTAATGGATTAAATACAGGGAGTATTTATTTCGTTAAACTGATTTCAGCTGCGACTAATTCAAATATTGCGGTATCATTTACGAGAATATTTCCAACGCCATCAGTGGCTCCTTGTGCTGCACCTGCACCGAATTATTCATTAGGAACTCAAATTATGCCGACAATAATTCCTGGGTCAACAATTTCTGTAGCTGCCGGTTGTACTTTAACAATTGGACCCGGATCAACTCAACAACTTATATCTAATTGTAAAATGGTTATGGGAATTGGTTCAAAAATTATTGCTCCAAATGGAATAAAAATAACTAATGGAACAAGAATATACTCTTGTACCGGAATGTGGCAAGGTATTGATGTTTTAAGTGGTGATTTGGTTATTGACCAAAATTCAATGATAAGTGATGCCGATAGAGCAGTGAACATATTCGGAGGATATGCTATAATTCAAGATGCAATCTTTAATAGAAATAGACATTCAGTTGTATACAATACATCTATTAATTCAAGCACACCTGTTATTCCTATAAGGAATACAATTTTTACTTCTCGAGATTTCTTTTTAACCTATACCTTACCCAATCCTACTCTTACTTTTTTAAAAAGTATTAATTCAAGCACCGGACAATCTTATCTTGAGGGTTATCCATTAGTAGGATTGCAAAACACAAATTTACCACGCGCCTATTCAGGAATAGAAGATTTCCATGTTTATAATACTCCTTTAGTAATTGGCCAATTTCCTGTGAGTTCAAAAGACAATAACATCTTTGAGAATCTTGATTTTGGAATTATTAGCAGAACAACACGTACAACCTGCGTTAATAATGTATTTCGATTTATGCCAAGAACAACTAATTCTTCTGCCTTTCCTTATAGTACACCAGGAATAGGAATACTAGCCGATGGAGGAACATCACCAGTTGCAAATTCATATCATCTAAAAGTGGGTGACCTAACTCCCTCTGCTGCTCAAAACACAAATGTTTTCTTTAATTGCGGTGAAGGTATTTTTTCAAACAACTACTCAACCAATACTATTAGATACAATAATTTTACCACCGATAATTTAAACTTATTTCCACTTTATTTTAGGGGACTGGAAATTTTACCAGCCAATGGGGGTAGTACTATTTTTGAATACAATACTGTAAGTGATATTTACACAGGTATGCGTGTACTTGCTCCTGTAAATTTTACATTTTCCACTTTCTCAATTAGTCACAATAGTTTTAGCTCAGGAAAACTTCTGATTGGCGCTTCTCTATTAGGAGGTTGGGGTATTTTGCTTAATACACTTACCGGGTCTTCAACCCTGAACAGTGCAAAGATTAATGACAATACTATTAGCAATGTTTCTTCAGGAATACGACTAATAGCTGGTGGAGCAAATACCGAAATAATTGGAAATAGTATATCCTTGTTAAGTTACCCAATTTTATCAACTCCATCTGTTTATACAGGTATTTATATTGAAAGTTCGAATGGAAGTCAGGTAAAAGAAAACATTATTGTTGGCGACTATACTTCAGGAGCAGCTTCTCTTTACTCGTGCGGAATATATACTCTAACCTCTTATAACTGCCGAGTTCATTGCAATTCAGTAAGCAATGTTCGACAGGGTTTTATTTTTGAAGGTAACTGCACCTCCACTGCTGATCAAGTATTTCGATACAATGCCTTGAGCAACACAAGGGATGGATTAGTATTGTTGAACAGTGGCGCAATTGGACCTATTGGAAATACACTTAATCCCGGAGGCAATACTTGGGCCGGATTCTTTGATAACTCACGCAGCTTGGCGGATATGTCGAATTTTAATTTTGGAAATCCTTTTCAATCTTATTTTTATTGTAAACCAGGCTCAGGAACAACTCCACCACCTTTAACAAATAAGGTGGCTGCTGGAACACAAGCATCAAATAAACTAAGTCCAATGCTCGCCAGCGGACCTGATTTGGCATTTTGCGGGGGATCAGGAGGGGGGGGTGGCTCTGCAATGGCAGCCATAAATCCGATAGATGTGCTAACTGATAGAATAGCCGATGCTACTGCCTACCCTGTGCTTGAAGAAGAGAACGAATGGGCAAATAAAAAAAGTGCTTATGAAACGCTCACTTTTGACCCTTCCTTTGATAGCATTATTGACCCTAATTTAAGCACATTTGTGAATGAGGTAGAAACTGAAAATATTGCAACAATTGCTTGGACAGATGAATTGCTGAAGCAACAAGATTTATATTTGGCCAACTACCTCAACAATGGCCTAAGTCCAGAAAACCTAATGGAGCAAAATTATAAAACCCTTACAAAGTATTCCATTTTATGGAATGAGAATCCGGAACGCGAATTTAGTATAACTGAAATAAGTGATTTATATTCTGTTGCGAATCAATGCAGCAATTTAGGTGGAAAAGCGGTAGTGCAAGCCCAATTATTTTTAGATTATATTTTGCATCAAGAAGGGAGCTGGAACAGCAATTGTCCGCTTCCTGCTTCTGCTTTAAGGAAAGCAATGTTAAAAAATAAGGAGCAAAGGACTGAAACAAAACTTGAAGACGAAAATAAACGAATTGAAATTAGCCCCAATCCTGCTAAAGAGCAAATTGCCATTAAAAATATTTACGATGATGAATTAATAAATTATGAAATAGTTGACTTGTTAGGGAATCAAGTTTTAGCGGGGTTCATTGGTAATTCAAATAATATTGTGGATATAAGCAATTTAAAAAATGGAATTTACTTTATTAATTTTATACATAACAATAGCATTATAACCAATAATAAAATCATTATTTCGAACTAA